A window of the Callospermophilus lateralis isolate mCalLat2 unplaced genomic scaffold, mCalLat2.hap1 Scaffold_530, whole genome shotgun sequence genome harbors these coding sequences:
- the LOC143389288 gene encoding ras-related protein Rab-12-like: MDPGAALQKRGCGGGLGADFAVLTSGQAHRRKQAPRPADFKLQVIIIGSHGVGKTSLMERFTDDTFCEACKSTVAVDFKIKTVELRGKNILLQIWDTAGQERFNSITSAYYRSAKGIILVYDITKKETFDDLPKWMKMIDKYASEDAELLLVGNKMDCESDREITRQQITGMRFCEASAKDNFNVDEIFLKLVDNILKKMPLDILRNELSNSILSLQPEPEIPPELPPPRPHVRCC; the protein is encoded by the exons ATGGATCCAGGTGCCGCGCTGCAGAAGC gcggctgcggTGGCGGCCTGGGCGCGGACTTCGCGGTGCTGACCAGCGGCCAAGCGCATCGGAGGAAACAGGCCCCCAGGCCCGCGGACTTCAAGCTGCAGGTCATCATCATCGGCTCCCACGGGGTGGGAAAGACCAGCCTGATGGAGCGTTTCACCGACGACACCTTCTGCGAGGCCTGCAAGTCCACCGTGGCTGTTGACTTTAAAATCAAAACTGTAGAACTAAGAGGAAAGAACATTCTATTGCAAATCTG GGACACAGCAGGTCAGGAGAGATTCAACAGCATTACCTCAGCTTATTACAGAAGTGCCAAGGGGATCATATTAGTATATGATATCACTAAGAAGGAGACGTTTGATGATTTGCCAAAATGGATGAAGATGATTGATAAGTATGCTTCAGAAGATGCTGAACTTCTCTTAGTTGGAAATAAGATGGACTGTGAATCGGACAGAGAAATCACCAGACAGCAGATAACTGGGATGCGGTTCTGTGAAGCAAGTGCCAAGGACAACTTCAATGTGGACGAGATATTTCTGAAACTTGTTGACAATATTCTGAAAAAGATGCCTCTGGATATTTTAAGGAATGAGTTGTCCAATAGCATTCTCTCATTACAACCAGAACCTGAAATCCCGCCAGAATTGCCTCCACCAAGACCGCATGTCCGATGTTGTTGA